One genomic window of Blastopirellula retiformator includes the following:
- a CDS encoding tetratricopeptide repeat protein translates to MRGNNSMDAQQAVNTGLALLEQGKRNEALEQFEHAIGLEPKHGQAWFVKGCVMGDLGRTRDAAECYLQSLQYAPAYAALILFNLGNCLRDLGEGERALECFQSVTEMEPENSDAWINQGVVLDNLGQPEEAIACYDTALRLAPDDFDAWANRGNSLRALREYDEAIECYEKALELNPNSRAALAGRGICVSELGDPENGLRLLDQCQSDPPFPPLLIERATILSQLQRYDEAIEDIDRAVRLGANFPEAWANRGECLVRLGQFPEAVASFETALARNSRFVPAIYGKARALCLCQQMDAARETLEMYFTLADEDDRRWEAAQQLREFCLDGE, encoded by the coding sequence ATGCGCGGAAACAATTCGATGGATGCTCAGCAAGCGGTCAACACTGGACTTGCTCTATTGGAGCAAGGAAAACGTAATGAAGCGCTCGAACAATTCGAGCATGCGATTGGGCTAGAGCCCAAACATGGTCAGGCCTGGTTCGTCAAAGGTTGCGTGATGGGCGATTTAGGCCGCACGCGGGACGCGGCCGAATGTTATCTCCAATCGCTGCAGTACGCTCCGGCCTATGCGGCGTTGATTCTATTCAATCTCGGTAACTGTCTGCGCGATCTGGGCGAAGGCGAGCGGGCCCTGGAGTGCTTCCAGTCGGTCACCGAAATGGAGCCGGAGAACTCGGACGCTTGGATCAACCAAGGGGTCGTGCTCGACAACCTCGGCCAGCCCGAAGAGGCGATCGCCTGTTACGACACGGCGCTGCGTTTGGCGCCCGACGACTTCGACGCTTGGGCGAACCGCGGCAACAGCCTGCGTGCGTTGCGCGAGTACGACGAAGCGATCGAGTGTTACGAGAAGGCGCTGGAGCTGAATCCCAACAGCCGCGCCGCGTTGGCGGGGCGGGGGATCTGCGTCTCGGAACTAGGCGATCCCGAGAATGGCTTGCGGTTGCTCGATCAGTGTCAAAGCGATCCTCCCTTTCCGCCGCTGTTGATCGAACGAGCGACGATCTTGTCGCAATTGCAGCGCTACGATGAAGCGATTGAAGACATCGATCGCGCGGTGCGACTTGGGGCCAACTTCCCGGAAGCGTGGGCCAATCGGGGCGAATGCCTGGTTCGGCTCGGTCAGTTTCCCGAAGCGGTCGCGTCGTTTGAAACGGCGCTGGCTCGCAACTCTCGGTTCGTCCCGGCCATCTATGGCAAGGCCCGGGCGCTTTGTCTGTGCCAGCAAATGGACGCCGCTCGCGAAACGCTGGAGATGTACTTCACGCTGGCCGACGAAGACGACCGCCGCTGGGAAGCGGCCCAGCAGCTGCGCGAGTTTTGTTTGGATGGAGAGTAG
- a CDS encoding TolB family protein gives MRWICGSLVLILVTSFCCADEPAASDTPTSIEGKYLSGVRQVTSGMVKAGEGYFSPDGETIVYQAVPLQYPFYQIYTQPLSGGEPTLISTGRGRTTCAYFTPDGKQILFASSHLDPNMTETEQAEIAQQEADRKSGKRRRYSWDFDPFTDIFVKDLKSGELTQLTTEKGYDAEGAYNKEGAKIAFCSDRDGDPDLYIMDADGSNLKQLTDAKGYDGGPFISPNGKWVVFRSDRDKEGYLQIYVIGVDGKHETALTANDGVNWAPYWHPTKPYIIWAGADHSQPGRPNYDLWLMKYEETDDAIKPGKIWRITDSPAADVLPVFSPDGKKLMWTSTRTDDHSSQLYIADFQFPEDE, from the coding sequence ATGCGTTGGATCTGCGGAAGTTTGGTTTTGATTCTGGTGACGTCCTTCTGCTGCGCCGACGAGCCGGCGGCCAGCGACACGCCCACCTCGATCGAAGGAAAGTATCTCTCCGGCGTCCGCCAGGTGACCAGCGGCATGGTCAAAGCGGGGGAAGGATACTTCTCGCCCGATGGAGAGACGATCGTCTACCAGGCCGTTCCGCTGCAGTACCCATTCTATCAGATTTACACGCAACCTCTGTCGGGCGGCGAGCCAACCCTGATTAGTACCGGACGGGGCCGCACCACGTGCGCCTACTTTACGCCTGACGGCAAGCAGATCTTGTTCGCCAGTAGTCATCTCGATCCGAATATGACCGAGACCGAGCAGGCCGAAATCGCTCAGCAGGAAGCCGACCGTAAATCGGGTAAGCGGCGGCGGTATTCGTGGGATTTTGATCCTTTCACTGACATCTTCGTCAAAGACCTCAAGTCGGGCGAACTGACCCAGCTGACGACCGAAAAAGGCTACGACGCCGAAGGCGCTTACAACAAAGAGGGGGCCAAGATCGCCTTCTGCAGCGATCGGGACGGCGATCCCGATTTGTACATCATGGACGCCGACGGCTCGAACCTGAAGCAACTGACCGACGCCAAAGGATATGACGGCGGCCCCTTCATTTCGCCCAACGGCAAATGGGTCGTCTTCCGCAGCGATCGCGACAAAGAAGGTTATCTGCAGATCTATGTGATTGGCGTCGATGGCAAGCACGAAACCGCGCTGACCGCCAACGACGGCGTGAACTGGGCGCCTTATTGGCATCCGACCAAGCCGTACATCATCTGGGCAGGCGCCGATCACTCGCAACCGGGGCGTCCTAACTACGACCTGTGGTTGATGAAATACGAAGAGACCGACGACGCGATCAAACCGGGAAAAATCTGGCGGATCACCGATTCGCCAGCCGCCGACGTGCTGCCGGTTTTTTCGCCCGACGGCAAAAAGCTGATGTGGACCAGCACCCGAACCGATGATCACAGCAGCCAGCTGTACATCGCCGATTTTCAATTCCCGGAAGACGAGTAA
- a CDS encoding cob(I)yrinic acid a,c-diamide adenosyltransferase yields the protein MKIYTKSGDDGETGLYRGARVRKDDRRIIAIGDIDELNAMLGVVHSLAAAPEIAEPIQRIQHELFGLGAQVASPNPAAAGTTILSNDSVAWVEQTIDQGESQLTPLTAFILPGGSTLGANLHQARAVCRRAERNLVALYDGQLDEPAHVALRYLNRLGDLLFVLARWSNLLSGHSETEWRTAPE from the coding sequence ATGAAGATTTATACGAAAAGCGGCGATGACGGCGAAACAGGACTTTACCGCGGCGCGCGGGTTCGCAAAGACGATCGCCGAATCATCGCGATCGGCGACATTGATGAGCTGAATGCAATGCTCGGCGTTGTGCATTCTCTGGCTGCGGCGCCTGAAATCGCCGAGCCAATCCAGCGGATTCAGCACGAACTGTTCGGACTGGGCGCGCAAGTCGCCTCTCCCAATCCCGCCGCGGCGGGCACCACCATCCTGAGCAATGACTCGGTCGCCTGGGTGGAACAGACAATCGACCAGGGCGAGTCGCAACTGACGCCGCTAACCGCCTTTATTCTCCCCGGCGGGTCGACTCTGGGCGCCAATCTGCATCAAGCCCGAGCCGTTTGTCGCCGGGCCGAGCGAAACCTCGTGGCGTTATATGACGGGCAGCTTGACGAGCCGGCCCATGTGGCGCTCCGCTATCTCAACCGTCTTGGGGACCTGCTGTTTGTGCTGGCTCGCTGGTCGAATCTATTGTCTGGCCACAGCGAGACCGAGTGGCGAACCGCCCCGGAGTGA
- a CDS encoding bis(5'-nucleosyl)-tetraphosphatase gives MQDAPADMPETKACGFLIVKGNPIETFLLMRHKDRWDLPKGHVDPGEDEMTCALRELEEETGIMASQIEVDPNFRYSLQYVVHYKKRMGGVTALKTAVYFLATLTDDVELNLTEHLGAEWFSWNPPHAIQEQTIDPLLAAVAAHVSS, from the coding sequence ATGCAGGACGCGCCCGCCGACATGCCGGAAACCAAGGCCTGCGGCTTTTTGATCGTCAAAGGGAATCCGATCGAGACGTTCCTGCTGATGCGGCATAAGGACCGCTGGGACTTGCCCAAGGGGCATGTCGACCCGGGCGAAGACGAAATGACCTGCGCATTGCGAGAGCTGGAAGAAGAAACCGGCATCATGGCGAGCCAGATCGAGGTCGATCCCAACTTCCGCTACTCGCTGCAGTATGTCGTCCACTACAAGAAGCGTATGGGCGGGGTCACCGCGCTGAAGACGGCCGTCTATTTTCTGGCGACGCTGACCGACGATGTCGAACTGAACTTGACCGAGCATTTAGGGGCGGAGTGGTTCTCCTGGAATCCGCCCCACGCGATTCAAGAGCAGACGATCGATCCGCTGCTCGCCGCAGTCGCCGCGCACGTTAGCTCGTAA
- a CDS encoding methyltransferase family protein has translation MSANANPSFSPTEIDLPNFKRQVWETCTNIAMAAFFFRFAWVQGEAFFTWYRLSTFLILVKVSTDVFFYLIRKPPKNVSMSLYDWAVGLMGTYAVILFMPAGQTHDSLFGQIVQCTGIGLQIFAMASLNRSIGIVAANRGIKTDGMYRYVRHPLYLSYVVAYGGYMINQTSYWNVSVYCACVLLWLMRIMAEERLLMQDEQYQEFAQRVRWKLIPGLV, from the coding sequence GTGAGCGCCAACGCCAATCCTTCGTTCTCACCGACCGAGATCGATCTGCCCAACTTCAAGCGTCAGGTATGGGAAACGTGCACCAACATTGCGATGGCGGCGTTTTTCTTCCGCTTCGCCTGGGTCCAGGGAGAAGCGTTCTTCACCTGGTACCGCTTAAGCACGTTCCTGATTTTGGTGAAGGTGTCGACCGACGTCTTCTTCTACCTGATCCGGAAACCGCCCAAGAACGTCTCGATGTCGCTGTACGACTGGGCCGTCGGTTTGATGGGCACCTACGCGGTGATCCTGTTCATGCCGGCCGGACAGACGCACGACTCCCTCTTTGGCCAGATCGTGCAGTGCACCGGCATCGGGCTGCAGATTTTTGCGATGGCTTCGCTGAACCGCAGCATCGGCATCGTGGCGGCCAATCGCGGCATCAAAACCGACGGCATGTATCGCTATGTCCGTCACCCGCTCTACCTCAGCTACGTCGTCGCCTACGGCGGCTACATGATCAACCAAACCAGCTACTGGAACGTTTCGGTCTACTGTGCCTGCGTCCTGTTGTGGTTGATGCGGATCATGGCTGAAGAACGCCTGCTGATGCAGGACGAACAGTACCAAGAGTTCGCTCAGCGCGTTCGCTGGAAGTTGATTCCGGGGCTGGTTTAG
- a CDS encoding ammonium transporter produces the protein MRTFVRRALSLCALLLLVSTVTLTLAQDGPQVPDDLPVGSPDVAEMIEQDASAGEGLDTGDNAWMLMSSALVLLMTAPGLAMFYSGLVRRKNVLSVMMQCLFLMGLMTVVWALWGYSLSFGGSDPYLGNMDYLFMNNVQSHYDANAGEIITPLEGTIPRYTHMLFQGMFFIITPALICGAFAERMKFSSMALFSVLWGTFVYCPLCHWVWDGGILFYGGDASIAGGALDFAGGTVVHISSGISALMCALLIGNRLGFGNDDMRPHNLTYTTLGAGLLWFGWFGFNAGSALSANGLAANAFAVTHFSAAAGAVAWAAMEWIGHGKPSVLGCASGAVAGLVCITPAAGFVLPMPALLMGAIAGAVCYWAVIRLKHQLRYDDSLDAFGVHGIGGTLGAILTGVFATRHVFGEAEGEPIGLYEGGGISLLIGQIVAVGITILYSVVITLILLKAIDFLIGLRVPQESEIRGLDLAEHGEEGYIFN, from the coding sequence ATGCGCACGTTTGTTCGCAGAGCGCTCAGCCTATGCGCGCTACTCCTATTAGTCTCCACCGTGACTCTGACGCTGGCTCAAGACGGGCCCCAGGTACCGGATGATCTGCCGGTCGGCTCGCCCGACGTGGCGGAGATGATCGAACAAGACGCATCGGCTGGTGAAGGCCTCGATACCGGCGACAACGCCTGGATGCTGATGAGCAGCGCCCTGGTGTTGCTGATGACCGCTCCGGGACTGGCGATGTTCTACAGCGGCTTGGTTCGCCGCAAGAACGTGCTGAGCGTCATGATGCAGTGCTTGTTTCTGATGGGGCTGATGACGGTCGTTTGGGCGCTGTGGGGTTATTCTCTCTCGTTCGGCGGCTCGGATCCCTATCTGGGAAACATGGACTATTTGTTTATGAACAATGTGCAGTCGCACTACGACGCCAACGCCGGCGAAATCATCACGCCGCTGGAAGGGACGATCCCTCGCTACACGCACATGCTGTTTCAGGGGATGTTCTTCATCATCACGCCGGCGCTGATCTGCGGCGCCTTTGCCGAACGGATGAAGTTCTCGAGCATGGCCCTCTTCTCAGTGCTGTGGGGGACGTTCGTCTATTGCCCGCTCTGCCACTGGGTTTGGGACGGCGGAATCTTGTTCTACGGCGGCGACGCTTCGATCGCCGGCGGGGCTCTCGACTTCGCCGGCGGGACGGTCGTCCACATCAGCTCTGGCATCTCGGCCTTGATGTGCGCGTTACTGATTGGCAATCGCCTGGGCTTTGGCAACGACGATATGCGTCCCCACAACTTGACCTACACGACGCTTGGCGCGGGACTGCTATGGTTTGGCTGGTTCGGGTTTAACGCCGGCAGCGCCCTCTCGGCCAATGGCCTGGCCGCCAACGCTTTTGCGGTGACGCACTTCTCGGCTGCGGCCGGGGCGGTCGCGTGGGCTGCAATGGAATGGATCGGCCATGGCAAACCGAGCGTGCTGGGCTGCGCTTCGGGCGCGGTGGCCGGATTGGTCTGCATTACGCCGGCGGCCGGCTTTGTGCTGCCAATGCCCGCCCTCTTGATGGGAGCGATCGCCGGCGCCGTTTGCTATTGGGCGGTGATCCGCCTGAAGCACCAATTGCGGTATGACGACTCGCTTGACGCGTTCGGCGTGCATGGAATTGGCGGAACCTTGGGCGCAATTTTGACCGGGGTCTTCGCCACGCGGCACGTTTTTGGCGAAGCGGAAGGAGAGCCGATCGGCTTGTACGAAGGGGGCGGAATTTCGCTTCTGATTGGGCAAATCGTCGCCGTAGGGATCACGATCCTCTATTCGGTCGTCATCACCTTAATTTTGCTGAAGGCGATCGATTTCCTGATTGGCCTGCGGGTTCCCCAAGAAAGCGAAATTCGGGGCCTCGACTTGGCCGAACATGGCGAAGAGGGATATATCTTCAATTAG
- a CDS encoding phosphorylase family protein, giving the protein MLLRWLVGNWIQNQGRDLVQQQLAGRVAGEGEPVEAPETIEVACFFALGIESGGLYDMLESPQTIKHDGFVEHLGLLDGRLISLVETGVGSKKARKTTEQYIELRQPQWIVSSGFVGGLAEPVKKGHVVMASSVVRAEREELAIPLSMSPEQAHAQPGLHVGRLLTVDKIVRTPQQKRQLGEANGAIAVDMETYATADACAAGKTRFLSVRVITDAVDDELPKNLERLVEQTSTAKMIGAAAAAFINRPSSVQDMWRLRETAMKASDRLARFLQGVVPQLG; this is encoded by the coding sequence ATGCTGTTGCGTTGGTTGGTCGGCAATTGGATTCAAAACCAGGGACGTGATCTCGTTCAACAGCAACTGGCGGGCCGCGTTGCCGGAGAAGGGGAGCCGGTCGAGGCGCCGGAGACGATCGAGGTCGCCTGTTTCTTCGCCTTGGGGATCGAATCAGGCGGGCTGTACGACATGCTGGAGTCGCCGCAAACGATCAAACACGACGGATTTGTCGAACACCTGGGCCTGCTCGATGGGCGGCTGATCTCGCTGGTCGAAACGGGCGTTGGCAGCAAAAAGGCCCGGAAAACGACCGAGCAATACATTGAGCTTCGCCAGCCACAGTGGATCGTCTCGTCTGGATTCGTCGGCGGTTTGGCCGAGCCCGTCAAAAAGGGGCATGTGGTCATGGCCAGCTCGGTCGTTCGGGCCGAGCGGGAAGAGTTGGCGATTCCCCTTTCGATGTCGCCGGAGCAAGCCCACGCTCAGCCAGGGCTGCACGTGGGCCGCCTGTTGACGGTCGATAAGATCGTCCGCACGCCACAGCAAAAGCGGCAACTGGGCGAAGCCAACGGAGCGATCGCAGTCGATATGGAGACCTACGCGACGGCCGATGCGTGCGCCGCGGGGAAGACTCGGTTCCTTTCGGTTCGCGTTATTACCGACGCCGTCGACGACGAGTTGCCGAAAAACCTGGAGCGATTGGTCGAACAGACCAGCACCGCCAAGATGATCGGCGCCGCAGCGGCTGCGTTCATCAATCGTCCTTCCAGCGTGCAGGACATGTGGCGACTGCGCGAGACCGCAATGAAAGCGAGCGATCGCCTGGCACGGTTCCTTCAGGGGGTTGTTCCGCAGCTGGGGTAG
- a CDS encoding P-II family nitrogen regulator, with protein sequence MKKVEAIIRHHKLEDVKGALNEMGVHGMTVSEVQGYGRQKGHTENYRGAEYSVDFVPKHKIEIICSDGNLQLVIDTILKSAQTGQIGDGKLFIYDVKQAIRIRTGEMGEDAV encoded by the coding sequence ATGAAAAAAGTGGAAGCGATTATTCGGCACCACAAGCTGGAAGACGTCAAAGGCGCCTTGAACGAGATGGGCGTGCACGGCATGACGGTCAGCGAAGTGCAAGGCTATGGCCGCCAAAAGGGTCACACCGAGAACTACCGTGGCGCCGAGTACTCGGTTGATTTCGTCCCCAAACACAAGATCGAGATCATTTGCAGCGACGGCAACCTGCAGCTGGTGATCGACACGATCTTGAAGTCGGCCCAGACCGGCCAGATCGGCGACGGCAAGCTCTTCATCTACGACGTCAAACAAGCGATCCGCATTCGCACCGGCGAAATGGGAGAAGACGCGGTTTGA
- a CDS encoding RING finger protein: MTTFLLILAIICVAFCVAWAAGARLRPDPLQAMRTLAQLYDGKFTQTKTPEQTAVSFDLHGQPAMLRIKPPVGYAGKFLTEFRTTWPEPRFRLQIHPRNKLRPDYFYDESPTIESGNPAFDERYRLYAEHSETARNLIAAGVFSALDDLNDMAVSGAAYVEIHDGFLFVTVEKTFGYAQQLEMLVAHCCEIRVPGTSISGTTPPPALDNGNNASQPIIADAVARSICNACGDVVKEDGVACDDCGAIYHRSCWNAKVGCVLYSCEGKTASETALTS; encoded by the coding sequence ATGACGACCTTCCTTCTGATTTTGGCGATCATCTGCGTGGCCTTCTGCGTGGCCTGGGCCGCAGGCGCGCGTCTGCGCCCCGATCCGTTGCAGGCAATGCGGACCCTGGCGCAGCTGTATGACGGCAAGTTCACGCAGACGAAGACGCCTGAGCAAACCGCCGTTTCGTTTGACCTGCACGGGCAGCCTGCGATGCTACGGATCAAGCCGCCGGTCGGCTATGCCGGCAAGTTCTTGACCGAGTTCCGTACGACCTGGCCTGAACCGCGGTTTCGCTTGCAGATTCACCCCCGCAATAAACTGCGGCCCGATTATTTTTACGACGAGTCGCCCACGATCGAATCAGGCAATCCTGCCTTCGACGAGCGCTATCGTCTGTATGCCGAACATTCCGAGACTGCCCGTAATCTGATTGCCGCCGGCGTCTTCTCGGCGCTCGACGACTTGAATGACATGGCTGTTTCTGGCGCCGCCTATGTCGAGATCCACGACGGGTTTCTGTTTGTCACGGTAGAAAAAACGTTCGGCTATGCCCAACAGTTAGAAATGCTGGTCGCCCATTGCTGCGAGATCCGCGTCCCCGGGACCTCGATTTCGGGCACGACTCCGCCGCCAGCGCTCGACAATGGCAATAACGCATCTCAACCAATCATCGCCGACGCCGTCGCCCGGTCGATCTGTAACGCCTGCGGTGATGTCGTGAAAGAAGATGGCGTTGCCTGTGATGATTGCGGCGCGATCTATCATCGCAGCTGTTGGAACGCCAAGGTCGGCTGCGTCCTCTACTCGTGCGAAGGAAAGACGGCCAGCGAAACGGCTCTTACGAGCTAA